DNA from Aliarcobacter butzleri:
TAAAGTAAAAGAAGATACTAAATGGGTTTTAATATCTTTTTTCGTAGGACTTATTTCTCATTTTGTGTTTTTGGTTTCAAATTTAGATTTTATAAATTCATATTTTTTCTCAAAACTTTCGATTAATAGTGGATTTTATCTTTTTTTATTTATGATTATTTTTACTATTGCTCAAAGAATGATTCCTTTTTTTACAACGGCAAAAGCTCCAAATTATGTGATAAATAAAAGCCCAAAAATAGTTCAAACAATCTTTTTATTATTAATTTTAAAAGTTTTTTTATTGTCTTTTGAAAATGCAAAATTAAATCTTATTGCTGATATTCCACTTTTATACGTGATAACAAAAGAGTTGATAAGATGGAAATTACCATTATTTAAAGTTCCTTCTATTGTTTGGGTTTTATATCTTGGACTTTATTGGATAGTTGTTGCTTTTTTTATTTCTATTATAGAAAGTGTATTTGCATTTATTGCTCCAAATTTTTATTTTGAAAAAGCAGTTATTCATACTTTAGCTTTAGGATATTTTGTAACATTGCTTCTTGGTTTTGGAACAAGAGTTATTTTAGGACATTCTGGAAAAGTAATCATCGCAAATAAATTTGCAACTTTTATATTTATTGTTATGCAATTTGTTGTATTACTTAGAATTTTTTCTTCTATTAGCACAAATTTTGGATTTGATTATGTGTTCTTTATAAATTTGACAGTATTTTTATTACTTATACTATTATTTTTATGGTCAAGTAGATATGTTACTATTCTAATAGAAGGTAAATAACAAACAATAACATTTAAGAATTAATAATATAAAATGAAAGGAGAATTTTTTATGTAGTTTCATTATAAAATAATTTATAATAGCAAAGAATTGTTCAAATCTAAAATATCTATAAAAAATAGTTGGAAAAAAGATTAGTGTTATTTTTACGTGAAATGTAATTAAAAATTTGATTTAGAATTAAAATTAATTTATTTATAAATATTAGAATGAAATTTATAATGCTACTATGGATTAAAAGGGTATGTTTATGAAAATGATAAGAAAAAAATCTTGGCAAATAAATGAAAATCTTGTAACGCCTCAAGAGTTTTTTGAAAAAAGAAGAAGTTTTATAAAACTTGGAGCAGCATCATTAGTCTCAAGTGGAATGATATTAGAACTTTTAGCAAATGAAAAAGACTCTTTGCCACCTTTAAAACTAAATAGTTTTGAGCAAATAACTTCTCATAATAATTTTTATGAATTTACTACAAATCAAAGTGCAGTTAAAGATATGGCACACACTTTGAAAACTAAAAACTGGAAAGTAACAATTGATGGTTTAGTTGAAAAAACGATGGAAATTGATTTAGATGATTTGAAAAAAATGTTTGATATTGAAGAGAGAATTTATAGATTTAGATGTGTTGAAGGTTGGTCTATGGTTGTTCCGTGGAATGGATTTGCACTTTCTAGTTTAATAAAAAAAGTAAAACCACTTTCAAGTGCAAAATATTTAAGATTTGAAACATTAGTTGATAAAGATAGTTTTCCAGATCAAAACAGAGGCGTATTTTCAACCCTTGATTATCCTTATGTTGAAGGATTACGAATGGATGAAGCTATGAATGATTTATCTTTTTTAGCTACTGGACTTTATGGACAAAATTTACCAAAACAAAATGGTGCTCCAATAAGACTTGTTGTACCTTGGAAATATGGATTTAAGTCAATTAAATCAATTGTAAGAATCTCATTTGTAGAAAAAGAACCACTTAATACTTGGCAAATACAAAATCCAAAAGAGTATGGTTTTTATGCAAATGTAAATCCAAATGTTGACCATCCAAGATGGTCTCAAAAAAAAGAGAGAGTTTTAGGAAGTTTTTTAAAACAAAATACTTTAATGTTTAATGGTTACGAAAATGAAGTAGCAAGTTTGTATAAAAATATGGATTTAACAAAGTATTTTTAGTGGCACGATTTTTTATATATTTATTAAGTTTAGCTCCTCTTGTTTACTTAAATATTAGCTTATTTATATTTGATAATGTAAATGACCCAATTAAGTACATCTATACAATAACAGGTGCAACAGCAACATTAATACTATTTCTTACAATCTCGATTTCTCTCATAAGAGATAGAATAAACCTAATAAAATATAGAAAAGAAGTAGGACTTTTAGGATTTTTTTATGCTTTATTACATCTTTTAAATTTTGTAGTTTTAGATGCTTCTTTTGATTTAGATTTTATTATAAAAGAGACTATTGAAAAACCATTTATATATCTTGGAATGATTGCTTTTTTTATAGTTTTATTTATGTCAATAACTTCAACAAAACAACTTTTTAGGAAATATAATAAATATCATAAACTAATATATTTAGCTTTGATTTTAATAACAATTCACTGGATAATGGCACAAAAATCAGTAAATATTCCCCAATATATTTACATTCTAATTATAATTTTTATAGGTTTTTCAAAATTATTTCAACAAGTTATAAAAAATATTAAAATAAATAGTTTAAGTTAACTCTCCATTAATTTATGGTTGAATTTTAGTTAATCGTGAGTTACTATAATTTTTTTATGGATAAGTAATTGAGCAACTTATTCATATGAGTATTTTAAGATGAGATTTCTTAAATAGATAATTTTTTATGTTTCCTTGTGTAAAAGGGCGCTTCCCCTAGGCGTCCTTTTTTTTTCTATCTTTTTAACCCCTTTTATGTTACTATTCCCAAATGATTTCACTTTTTAAACACACAAACGAATAATTTTTATGCCTTTATCAAATTTAAATCAAGAACAATTACAAGCAGCAACTTGCCATCAAGGATTTAATCTAATAATTGCGAGTGCAGGAACAGGAAAAACTTCAACAATTGTTGGAAGAATTGCTTATTTATTAAATAGTGGGATAAATCCAAAAGAGATTTTACTTTTAACTTTCACAAATAAAGCAGCAGCAGAGATGATAAATAGAGTTGCTAAATTTTTTGGAAAAGATATAGCAAAAGAGATTATGGCAGGAACTTTTCACTCTGTTTCATATAAACTTCTAAAAGAACTAAATGTAAATATTACTTTAAAACAACCAAATGAACTAAAAACACTTTTCAAATCAATTTATGAAAAAAGAGTTTTTTTTGATAGAAGTGATGAGGTTTCACCTTATGATGGTGGATATTTATATGATATGTACTCTTTATATTTAAATTCAAATGATGGAGAAGATTTTGCTTCTTGGATAGTATCAAAAAACTCTTCTCATGAAATATATACTTTGATTTATGAAGATGTTGTTGATGAATTTAACGAACTAAAAACAAAATATGGTTATGTAAATTTTGATGATTTACTTACAACTATGCTTAAAATTTTAAAAGAGAAAGATTTTGATTTTAAAGAGATACTTGTTGATGAGTACCAAGATACAAATCCTCTTCAAGGAAGACTTCTTGATTCTTTTAGACCAAAATCACTTTTTTGTGTTGGAGATTATGACCAAAGTATTTATGCTTTTAATGGCTCTGATATAGGAATAATCTCTACATTCTCAACAAGATACAAAGATGCAAATGTTTTTACTTTAAGAAAAAACTATCGTTCAACAAAACCTATTTTGGATTTAGCAACAAAAGTTATAGAGTTTAATGAAAGAGTTTATGAAAAAAAACTCGAAGTTGTAAGAAAAGAAGATATTTATAAACCAAAACTTTTGGCTTTTAATGAACTTTTTTCACAATATGAATATATTTCAGAGCTTATTTCAAAAAGTCAAACACCTCATAGTGAAATAGCAATAATATACAGAAACAACTCAAGTGCAGATGGAATAGAAGCAAATTTAAGAGAATTTGGAATTGCTGCTAAAAGAAAAGGTGGAATGAGTTTTTTTGACTCAGTTGAAGTAAAATTTATACTTGATATTTTAGTGATGCAAGTTTCTCACAATGATATGATGGCATTTATTCATATAGTTGAACATGGAAAAGGAATAGGAAAAGCTATTGCAAAAGATATTTTTGATGCTTTAATTAAACTTGGTGATGGAGATATTATAAGAGGATTATTTCAACCTAGAATTGATATCTCAAATCCTTATGAAACAAAAGTAAAAAATCAACAATTAGGGCTTTTTGATGATTT
Protein-coding regions in this window:
- the msrP gene encoding protein-methionine-sulfoxide reductase catalytic subunit MsrP — translated: MKMIRKKSWQINENLVTPQEFFEKRRSFIKLGAASLVSSGMILELLANEKDSLPPLKLNSFEQITSHNNFYEFTTNQSAVKDMAHTLKTKNWKVTIDGLVEKTMEIDLDDLKKMFDIEERIYRFRCVEGWSMVVPWNGFALSSLIKKVKPLSSAKYLRFETLVDKDSFPDQNRGVFSTLDYPYVEGLRMDEAMNDLSFLATGLYGQNLPKQNGAPIRLVVPWKYGFKSIKSIVRISFVEKEPLNTWQIQNPKEYGFYANVNPNVDHPRWSQKKERVLGSFLKQNTLMFNGYENEVASLYKNMDLTKYF
- a CDS encoding NnrS family protein; this translates as MFSWYKKFTSQPHQPFFVNGVLFFALFMMLFILIYSNLLNVQAPLLVYHAYSLVFVVFIQFFLGFLFVVFPKFLMQSEIASKDYMRLFYIYFISSLGIFLSLIFYSKITIVFQVLLLIAQILSFNLLYNIHKKSVIKVKEDTKWVLISFFVGLISHFVFLVSNLDFINSYFFSKLSINSGFYLFLFMIIFTIAQRMIPFFTTAKAPNYVINKSPKIVQTIFLLLILKVFLLSFENAKLNLIADIPLLYVITKELIRWKLPLFKVPSIVWVLYLGLYWIVVAFFISIIESVFAFIAPNFYFEKAVIHTLALGYFVTLLLGFGTRVILGHSGKVIIANKFATFIFIVMQFVVLLRIFSSISTNFGFDYVFFINLTVFLLLILLFLWSSRYVTILIEGK
- a CDS encoding ATP-dependent helicase, with protein sequence MPLSNLNQEQLQAATCHQGFNLIIASAGTGKTSTIVGRIAYLLNSGINPKEILLLTFTNKAAAEMINRVAKFFGKDIAKEIMAGTFHSVSYKLLKELNVNITLKQPNELKTLFKSIYEKRVFFDRSDEVSPYDGGYLYDMYSLYLNSNDGEDFASWIVSKNSSHEIYTLIYEDVVDEFNELKTKYGYVNFDDLLTTMLKILKEKDFDFKEILVDEYQDTNPLQGRLLDSFRPKSLFCVGDYDQSIYAFNGSDIGIISTFSTRYKDANVFTLRKNYRSTKPILDLATKVIEFNERVYEKKLEVVRKEDIYKPKLLAFNELFSQYEYISELISKSQTPHSEIAIIYRNNSSADGIEANLREFGIAAKRKGGMSFFDSVEVKFILDILVMQVSHNDMMAFIHIVEHGKGIGKAIAKDIFDALIKLGDGDIIRGLFQPRIDISNPYETKVKNQQLGLFDDFIELGSISKFKDCNFEETFLSNPILKHPKLSVDGGKYLYDIYLLLKHLRRTKIPETLVASISSSMAYSKLKDFLATKRATQKDGTINDIQKTKALAKINRKAMLLKNLARNFNDLSKFINSMILGGSEMSEGEGVNLLSIHASKGLEFKEVYVIDLMDGRFPNRKLMSKGGSLEEERRLFYVAVTRAKDILYLSYAKYDKIKKMTFVASPFLKEAGMAINEEEDS
- a CDS encoding protein-methionine-sulfoxide reductase heme-binding subunit MsrQ; translation: MARFFIYLLSLAPLVYLNISLFIFDNVNDPIKYIYTITGATATLILFLTISISLIRDRINLIKYRKEVGLLGFFYALLHLLNFVVLDASFDLDFIIKETIEKPFIYLGMIAFFIVLFMSITSTKQLFRKYNKYHKLIYLALILITIHWIMAQKSVNIPQYIYILIIIFIGFSKLFQQVIKNIKINSLS